A genome region from Mastacembelus armatus chromosome 8, fMasArm1.2, whole genome shotgun sequence includes the following:
- the dhx58 gene encoding ATP-dependent RNA helicase DHX58, with product MEEISLYAYQEEVVERALQRENIIIWLPTGGGKTRAAVYVAKKHLESTPRAKVVVLVNKVHLVDQHYNKEFKPHLDRDYNLVPVSGETEVKDYFGKVLEKSDVVICTAQILYNSLTNMEEARHVELSDITLLIIDECHHTHKESVYNQIMRCYVEKKLNGERLPQILGLTASPGTGGAKILEMAVEHVLQICANLDSAIVSTKNYIPELKKKVPRPVKTFDIVDKRHEDPFGDHLKWMMQLIHEFMNLPPQFILRECGTQEYEADVVILEQRGVKDNNRILAQCALHLRQYNDALLINDTLRMMDAYRSLEDFYIEKSITAMDGTDIFLVGLFQENQVELEKLARNSKYENPKMAKLESILLKQFCQGVQSRGILFSKTRKSTHCLNDWASSNRALKEAGIKAAILTGAGNGVTHMTQFEQANTIRNFRHGTLNLLISTSVAEEGLDIPECNLVVRYGLLTNEIAQQQASGRARAQDSHYSVVAQKGGREERRELTNEYLEELTGKAIAKVQDMSPKVFRSKIRELQEQAVIARKLAESRKTEKRSRYNASSIQFVCRNCFKSVASGSDIKLVDNAHYVNVSPQFVRQYKAGGLVTLPKSFEDWEPGRAISCNNGNCNKQWGFEIKYKKSALLPNLAIKNFALETPHGRITVKKWKDVPFTVEAFSFKEYCNDNFADILD from the exons ATGGAAGAGATTAGCTTGTATGCATACCAGGAGGAAGTGGTGGAACGGGCTCTTCAGAGAGAGAACATCATTATTTGGCTGCCGACAGGAGGTGGAAAGACTCGTGCTGCTGTGTATGTGGCCAAGAAACACCTGGAGTCCACACCGCGGGCTAAGGTGGTGGTCCTGGTAAACAAG GTTCACCTCGTAGACCAGCATTACAACAAAGAGTTCAAGCCTCACTTGGACCGTGATTACAACCTGGTGCCAGTGAGTGGAGAGACTGAGGTGAAAGACTACTTTGGGAAAGTTTTAGAGAAGTCAGATGTAGTGATCTGCACTGCACAGATTTTATATAACTCTCTGACCAACATGGAGGAAGCCAGACATGTTGAGCTCTCAG ATATTACTCTTCTGATCATTGATGAGTGTCACCACACCCACAAGGAGTCAGTGTACAACCAGATTATGAGATGCTATGTGGAGAAGAAGCTGAATGGAGAACGACTGCCACAGATCCTGGGTCTCACTGCATCACCCGGAACCGGGGGCGCAAAGATCCTGGAAATGGCTGTTGAGCATGTCCTGCAG ATCTGTGCCAACCTGGACTCAGCCATAGTTTCTACGAAAAACTACATCCCTGAACTGAAGAAAAAGGTTCCTCGACCCGTGAAAACATTTGACATTGTGGACAAAAGGCATGAG GATCCATTTGGGGATCATCTGAAGTGGATGATGCAGCTGATCCATGAGTTTATGAACCTACCTCCACAATTTATATTGAGAGAGTGTGGCACACAAGAGTACGAGGCAGATGTGGTAATTCTAGAGCAGAGAG GGGTAAAAGACAACAACAGAATCCTAGCACAATGTGCACTCCACCTCAGACAGTACAATGACGCCTTGCTCATCAATGACACCTTGCGAATGATGGATGCTTATAGATCCCTAGAGGACTTTTACATTGAAAAGTCCATCACAGCAATGGATGGAACAGACATCTTCTTGGTGGGGCTTTTCCAAG AGAATCAGGTGGAGCTGGAGAAACTTGCAAGGAATTCTAAGTATGAGAACCCAAAGATGGCCAAACTTGAAAGCATTCTGCTTAAACAGTTTTGTCAAGGAGTGCAATCACGGGGCATCCTCTTCAGCAAAACCCGTAAAAGCACCCACTGCCTGAATGACTGGGCCAGCAGCAACAGAGCCTTAAAAGAAGCTGGAATCAAGGCAGCCATTCTTACTGGGGCTGGAAATGGCGTCACTCACATGACCCAG TTTGAGCAGGCGAACACAATTCGCAATTTCCGCCATGGTACTCTAAACCTGCTGATCTCCACAAGTGTGGCTGAAGAAGGCCTTGACATCCCTGAATGCAACCTGGTGGTGCGCTATGGACTCCTTACAAATGAGATTGCCCAGCAGCAAGCCAGTGGACGTGCCAGAGCGCAAGACAGCCACTACTCAGTGGTCGCCCAGAAAGGGGGACGAGAAGAGCGGCGAGAACTCACCAATGAATATCTGGAAGAGCTGACTGGAAAAGCCATTGCTAAGGTCCAGGATATGAGCCCCAAAGTGTTTCGCAGTAAG ATAAGGGAGCTACAGGAACAGGCAGTTATTGCCAGAAAACTGGCAGAGAGCCGcaaaacagagaagaggagTCGCTACAATGCTTCCAGCATCCAGTTCGTGTGTCGAAACTGTTTCAAGTCTGTGGCCTCCGGCAGTGACATTAAACTTGTGGACAATGCACATTATGTCAACGTCAGTCCTCAGTTTGT GAGACAGTACAAAGCCGGCGGGCTGGTGACACTACCAAAGAGCTTTGAGGACTGGGAGCCTGGGCGTGCTATCAGCTGTAATAACGGCAACTGCAACAAG CAATGGGGATTTGAGATAAAGTACAAGAAAAGTGCCCTGCTGCCCAACCTAGCGATTAAGAATTTTGCCCTGGAGACCCCACATGGAAGGATAACTGTGAAGAAGTGGAAAGATGTCCCATTCACTGTTGAGGCCTTCAGCTTTAAAGAATACTGCAACGACAACTTCGCTGACATTTTGGATTGA